The Bacteroidota bacterium DNA window GTGTGGCGGACAAGCGAGCGGGGGAAATTTCAGCGGTAATTGGCGTGCAGTTCCCGACCTTGCACACATCGGCTTCCCGATTGCCGAGGCTTATCCAAACGGTGAAGTCATTATAACCAAACACGAAAACACAGGCGGTATGGTTACGGTAGAGACTGTAAAAGAACAATTGCTTTACGAAATTGGAAATCCTGCTAACTACATAACTCCCGATGTTGTCGCCGATTTTACTACGATTCAAATTGAGCAGATTGGCAAAGACCGTGTGCGTATGTTCGGTGTAAAAGGCAACCCAGCCACCGATACTTACAAAGTTTCTATGGCTTACCTCGATGGTTATACAGCAATTGGTACGCTCACGTATGCTTATCCCGATGCACTTGAGAAAGCACAAAAAGCCGACGAAATCCTTCGCACACGTCTCAGCGATTTAGGTTTAAAGTTTGATGAGATTAGGACAGAATATTTAGGATTGAACTCCTGCCACGGAACGATTGCTGAGATGCCGAATGTTATTAACGAAGTTGTGCTTCGCATCGGAGTAAGAAGTCATAGTCATTCAGCTGTGGAAAGGTTTGGCAAAGGGCTTGCACCATTAATACTAACAGGACCACCCGGTGTTACAGGTTTTGCCGGCGGCAGACCAAAACCTGATGAGGTAATAGCATACTGGCCCGCGCTGATTGCAAAGAGTGAGATAAAGCCGGTAGTTACAATGAAGAAGATATGAGTTAATATGCAAACAATTTTAGGTGCAAACGGAACAATAGGTTCTGTATTAGCAAAAGAATTAACGGCTTACACCAATCAAATAAGATTAGTAAGTCGCAATCCAAAAAAAGTAAATGAAACAGATGAATTATTCCCAGCCGATTTATCAGATGCAAGTCAGGTAGAAAAAGCTATTGAAGGTTCGGAGGTTGTCTATCTATTAGTTGGATTTGATTACAAAATAAAAGTTTGGCAAGATAAATGGCCCAAACTCATGCGTGCAGCAATAGATGCTTGTATTAAGCACAAAGCAAAATTAGTATTTTTTGATAATGTTTACATGTATGATACAAATGCTATCCCGCACATGACTGAAAGTTCAGTCATAAACCCACCAAGTAAAAAAGGTGCGGTTAGAAAAGAGATTGCCGACATGCTTTTAAATGATGTAAAATCCGGAAAAATAACTGCACTAATTGCTCGTTCTGCTGATTTTTATGGACCTAATAATGATAAAAGTTTTTTAATTGAAGTGGTTTACAAAAACATGAAAAAAGGGAAGAAACCCAATTGGTTCATTGATGAAAATAAAAAACATTCCTTTACTTATACACCCGATGCAGCCAAGGCTACTGCACTATTGGGAAACACTGTTGACGCATACAACCAAGTGTGGCATTTGCCCACCGATAAAAATACCTTAACAGGTAAAGAAATGATAGCGTTGTTTGCCAAGGAATTGAATGTAGAAACCAAGGTTTCTATATTACCGATGTGGTTGTTAAAAATACTCGGTTTATTCATTCCAATAATGAAAGAGATGCCTGAAATGATGTATCAATACGATAGGGATTATTATTTTGATTCGAGTAAATTCGATAAACGATTTAACTTTAAAACTACAACCTATCAAGAGGGTGTAAAACTGACAATTCAGCAAACAAAAAAATAATGATGAAACAATTTGACTTCGTAATTTCAAAGCGTTATATTTTAATCGGAATTTGAATAAAAATAATTTAAGGAAGAAATATCAATAGCTTTATACCATCTCTCTAAATAACTATTGTTCAATTAACTAAATGAGGTGCGTTATGTTTACTAAAATATTTTTCTCTGTTTTCCGATTCTCCTTAATTATTTTACTCACGGTTTCCTTCCTTAATTCCTACTCACATTCGCAAACGACAAATATTCTAAAAGTAAATGTTGCTATGATTGCCGAAAGCGATTCACCATCCGATTTGGATAGAGCAGTAATTAACAGTTTTAAACAGGCGTTAAATGAAAGAGGAATGCTTGTTGTTGAGAATTCTGATTTCAATACTGAGATTCTTGTCGATGCAAAAATGTTTAACGAGAAAATAATCATATCAGTTACTACATTTGGGGTAATACCCCCCGAAGTCGTTTCTTTGGGTGGAAAAGCTGAAATATTCTATGCTACCATAAAAGAAAAACAAAAAGAGCAACTGACTGAAGAAGGTAAATCAATCAGGGAATATGTGAGCACAGAATACATGAGGCAGTTCAGGATTATCAACGATAATTATTTAGACGTAATTGATAAAAGCGAACTTGAAAAGTATTGCAGAAAGATAGTTTCATTTTTGTTGTAAATGTCGTAATATTCAAGAAGACAGCGAAGCCAGGATACTGTGCTACATGGATATTGCGGTTGTAGCAAAAAAAATATTTTACGAAGAACCACAAAGGGTCTTCGAGTAACTTCGTGTATTCTCAGTGATCTTCGTGTAATAAAAATAATGGAATAAGTGAAGCAATAATGAAAAATAAAATTGACATAGACAACTGG harbors:
- a CDS encoding DUF1446 domain-containing protein gives rise to the protein MKNKISIASGQGFWGDLQTAPMDQVTKGPIDYIMMDFLAEVTMSIMQKQKKRNPELGYAKDLVHLIEQILPTCIEKNIKIITNGGGVNPSACSDAILKCAKKKGYNLKIGIVHGDDILDKLDEFEKRGIKFNNMETGESIESVRQKISAANVYFGAAPIAEALRQDADIVITGRTTDTGLTLAPMIYEFGWNENEWGKLASGTVAGHILECGGQASGGNFSGNWRAVPDLAHIGFPIAEAYPNGEVIITKHENTGGMVTVETVKEQLLYEIGNPANYITPDVVADFTTIQIEQIGKDRVRMFGVKGNPATDTYKVSMAYLDGYTAIGTLTYAYPDALEKAQKADEILRTRLSDLGLKFDEIRTEYLGLNSCHGTIAEMPNVINEVVLRIGVRSHSHSAVERFGKGLAPLILTGPPGVTGFAGGRPKPDEVIAYWPALIAKSEIKPVVTMKKI
- a CDS encoding NAD-dependent epimerase/dehydratase family protein, with protein sequence MQTILGANGTIGSVLAKELTAYTNQIRLVSRNPKKVNETDELFPADLSDASQVEKAIEGSEVVYLLVGFDYKIKVWQDKWPKLMRAAIDACIKHKAKLVFFDNVYMYDTNAIPHMTESSVINPPSKKGAVRKEIADMLLNDVKSGKITALIARSADFYGPNNDKSFLIEVVYKNMKKGKKPNWFIDENKKHSFTYTPDAAKATALLGNTVDAYNQVWHLPTDKNTLTGKEMIALFAKELNVETKVSILPMWLLKILGLFIPIMKEMPEMMYQYDRDYYFDSSKFDKRFNFKTTTYQEGVKLTIQQTKK